One window from the genome of Xenorhabdus bovienii SS-2004 encodes:
- a CDS encoding methyl-accepting chemotaxis protein — MLGRLRISTSLYLLLMMFCVMQIISSGLSLGIIHTDQSYIERIDLGTKRRDTLGLSWAAMLQTRNTLNKIAIGQKVGQSQDQIDAMEALLKSSLNEAERNFAQFSALPQIEKNDQSVALLAAVERSYQEYINALKELKIYLYEGNFQAFLDQPTENYQRQLEVAYNNYMQYLGHNISTAVSDGAFYYKVSIAMFFGSILMVFVVSASAHWWMRRNLLRPFDNMRACFQDVAEGRLNKEIAVTTSDEIGDIFRKLRDMQQSLIKSIASVRDNTNQMYAGIQEITQGNTDLSSRTEEQAASLEETAASMEELTVTVKQNAENARQASELAVSASQTASKGGELTVSVVATMDEIANSSKKISAIISVIDGIAFQTNILALNAAVEAARAGEQGRGFSVVAGEVRDLAQRSAEAAKEIKTLIDESVHRVNQGSELVNHAGNTMDELVKSVNQVTELMAEIAAASDEQSRGIHQVAQAVSQMDQVTQQNAALVEQSAAAAAALEDKADTLVKTVALFELSESLDNEYDHQTSSASKMTDEYIASQVR, encoded by the coding sequence ATGTTAGGCAGGCTTCGCATATCAACCAGTTTATATCTATTACTCATGATGTTTTGTGTTATGCAAATTATTTCGAGCGGTTTGTCTCTGGGAATAATTCATACAGACCAGTCATATATTGAAAGAATTGATTTGGGAACTAAACGAAGAGATACCCTTGGATTGAGCTGGGCAGCAATGCTGCAAACGCGTAACACTCTCAACAAAATTGCTATTGGCCAAAAAGTGGGTCAGTCGCAGGATCAGATCGACGCGATGGAAGCGTTGCTCAAAAGCTCATTGAATGAAGCTGAAAGGAATTTCGCACAGTTCAGTGCCTTACCTCAGATAGAAAAGAATGACCAAAGTGTCGCCTTATTGGCTGCGGTTGAACGTTCTTACCAAGAATATATTAATGCGTTGAAAGAGCTGAAAATATACCTTTATGAAGGGAATTTCCAGGCATTTCTTGATCAGCCAACAGAAAATTACCAGCGTCAGCTAGAAGTCGCATACAACAATTACATGCAGTATCTCGGCCATAACATCAGCACAGCGGTTTCCGATGGTGCCTTTTACTATAAAGTTTCCATCGCCATGTTTTTCGGTTCTATCCTGATGGTATTTGTTGTTTCGGCATCAGCGCACTGGTGGATGCGACGTAATCTGCTCCGGCCGTTTGATAATATGCGAGCCTGTTTTCAGGATGTAGCAGAAGGCCGCCTGAATAAAGAAATTGCTGTCACGACTAGTGATGAGATTGGCGATATATTCAGAAAACTGCGCGATATGCAGCAATCTCTGATTAAGTCGATTGCCTCTGTACGGGACAATACCAACCAGATGTATGCCGGTATTCAGGAAATTACACAAGGCAATACCGACCTGTCATCACGCACTGAAGAACAGGCTGCATCGCTGGAAGAAACCGCTGCCAGCATGGAAGAGCTCACTGTTACTGTCAAACAGAACGCTGAGAACGCACGTCAGGCCAGTGAGCTGGCAGTATCTGCTTCCCAGACGGCTTCGAAAGGCGGTGAATTGACCGTCAGCGTGGTGGCTACTATGGATGAAATTGCCAACAGTTCGAAGAAAATCAGCGCTATTATCAGTGTCATTGATGGCATTGCCTTCCAAACCAATATCCTGGCATTAAATGCGGCGGTTGAAGCAGCGCGTGCCGGTGAGCAGGGACGTGGGTTCTCTGTCGTGGCGGGCGAAGTGCGTGACTTGGCGCAACGCAGTGCTGAGGCGGCGAAAGAAATCAAAACCCTGATCGATGAATCTGTCCATCGAGTTAACCAAGGTTCTGAGCTAGTTAATCACGCCGGAAACACCATGGATGAATTAGTCAAATCAGTAAACCAAGTCACTGAACTGATGGCTGAAATTGCCGCTGCTTCTGATGAACAAAGCCGTGGTATTCATCAGGTTGCCCAAGCTGTCAGCCAGATGGATCAAGTCACACAGCAAAATGCGGCTTTGGTGGAACAATCTGCGGCAGCGGCTGCTGCGCTTGAAGATAAGGCCGACACATTAGTGAAAACCGTTGCTTTATTTGAACTGTCTGAAAGCTTAGATAATGAGTATGACCATCAGACATCCTCTGCTTCAAAAATGACCGATGAGTATATCGCAAGTCAAGTACGCTGA
- the cheR gene encoding protein-glutamate O-methyltransferase CheR, translating into MKSNLAASDTDAISPLNFMFQRHILSDAQFERICQFIYQRAGIVLAKNKREMVYNRLVRRLRVLGINDFGQYLSILEQNIHSKEWELFINALTTNLTAFFREAHHFPILAAHASRKNAGTYRVWSAAASTGEEPYSIAMTLCDALGHRTNRIKIIGSDIDTHVLEKARQGVYRLEELQHMSNSQKKKYFFKGIGSFEGYARVRPTLAELVSFQHLNLLDSDWALEGKFDAIFCRNVMIYFDKKTQERILRRFANYLKPDGLLFAGHSENVTQISREFYLQGQTVYGVGRRAGRGHE; encoded by the coding sequence ATGAAATCCAATTTAGCAGCCTCAGATACTGATGCTATTTCACCGCTGAACTTTATGTTTCAGCGGCATATTTTGTCGGATGCACAATTTGAACGCATCTGCCAGTTCATCTATCAACGGGCTGGTATTGTACTGGCCAAAAATAAACGTGAAATGGTTTACAACCGCCTGGTCAGGCGCTTGCGTGTACTGGGAATCAATGATTTTGGTCAATACCTGTCGATTCTGGAACAGAATATTCATAGCAAAGAATGGGAATTATTCATCAATGCATTGACTACCAATCTCACGGCATTTTTCAGGGAAGCTCATCATTTTCCCATTTTGGCAGCGCATGCCAGCAGAAAAAATGCAGGCACATATCGAGTTTGGAGCGCAGCCGCTTCGACGGGAGAGGAACCGTATTCTATCGCCATGACCCTGTGTGATGCATTAGGGCATCGGACAAATCGGATAAAAATCATTGGCAGCGATATTGATACTCATGTGCTGGAAAAAGCCCGTCAGGGAGTATATCGACTGGAAGAATTACAGCACATGAGTAATAGCCAAAAGAAAAAGTATTTTTTCAAAGGCATTGGTTCCTTTGAAGGATATGCCAGAGTGCGTCCCACACTGGCTGAACTGGTTAGCTTTCAGCACTTGAATCTATTGGATTCTGACTGGGCGCTCGAGGGTAAGTTTGATGCGATATTCTGTCGCAATGTCATGATTTATTTTGACAAAAAGACGCAGGAAAGAATTTTGCGTCGTTTTGCCAATTACTTAAAACCGGATGGTTTGCTCTTTGCGGGGCATTCCGAAAACGTCACTCAAATCAGCCGAGAGTTCTACTTGCAAGGACAAACCGTTTACGGTGTAGGTCGTCGGGCAGGAAGGGGTCATGAATAA
- a CDS encoding protein-glutamate methylesterase/protein-glutamine glutaminase, whose translation MNKITVLCVDDSALMRQIMREIINSHPDMEVVDCAPDPFVARDLIKKHNPQVLTLDVEMPRMDGIDFLEKLMRLRPMPVVMVSSLTAKGSEITLKALELGAVDFVTKPQLGLREGMLAYSELIAEKIRAAAQAKISTMPSSPVIATPLNFKPLLSSEKLIAVGASTGGTEAIKNLLQPLPVTSPALLITQHMPPGFTRSFAERLNKLSQITVKEAENGERVLPGHAYIAPGDHHMELCRSGANYQIMTTRAPPVNRHRPSVDVLFRSVAKHAGRNAVGVILTGMGSDGAAGLLEMKQAGAYTLAQSEASCVVFGMPRAAIQLGAIDDIMDIQKISKAMLAKISAGQSIRI comes from the coding sequence ATGAATAAAATAACTGTACTGTGTGTGGATGATTCGGCGCTGATGCGCCAAATCATGCGGGAAATAATCAATAGCCACCCGGATATGGAGGTGGTGGACTGCGCGCCAGATCCGTTTGTTGCCCGTGATTTAATAAAAAAACACAATCCTCAGGTATTAACACTGGATGTAGAGATGCCACGCATGGATGGCATTGATTTTCTTGAAAAATTAATGCGTTTGCGTCCCATGCCGGTTGTGATGGTTTCGTCTCTGACGGCGAAAGGATCAGAAATTACATTGAAAGCACTGGAGCTGGGTGCGGTCGATTTTGTGACCAAGCCGCAACTGGGCCTTCGCGAAGGAATGCTGGCCTATAGTGAGCTGATTGCCGAAAAAATCCGCGCTGCGGCGCAGGCAAAAATCAGTACCATGCCATCCAGTCCTGTGATTGCTACCCCATTGAATTTCAAGCCACTATTATCCAGCGAAAAACTGATCGCAGTCGGCGCTTCGACAGGGGGAACAGAGGCAATAAAAAACCTGTTGCAACCTTTGCCTGTCACCAGCCCGGCGTTACTGATCACTCAGCATATGCCGCCGGGTTTTACACGTTCATTTGCAGAAAGGCTCAATAAATTAAGCCAAATCACCGTTAAAGAGGCGGAGAATGGTGAGCGGGTTCTGCCGGGGCATGCTTACATCGCACCGGGGGATCACCATATGGAACTGTGTCGTAGCGGAGCTAATTATCAAATCATGACTACCCGCGCTCCGCCGGTCAATCGTCATCGTCCTTCCGTTGATGTGCTGTTCCGCTCCGTTGCCAAACATGCGGGACGCAATGCCGTTGGTGTCATCTTGACCGGAATGGGTAGTGATGGAGCTGCCGGCCTGCTGGAAATGAAACAGGCAGGTGCTTATACGCTGGCACAGAGTGAAGCAAGCTGCGTAGTCTTTGGTATGCCACGAGCGGCGATCCAGCTGGGAGCTATTGATGACATTATGGATATTCAAAAAATCAGTAAAGCGATGCTGGCCAAAATCAGCGCAGGGCAATCGATTCGTATTTAG
- the cheY gene encoding chemotaxis response regulator CheY, whose protein sequence is MASKDLRFLVVDDFATMRRIVRNLLKELGFNNVDEAQDGAEALAKLRAAEFDFVISDWNMPNIDGLELLKIIRGEEKLAALPVLMVTAEAKKENIIAAAQAGASGYVVKPFTAAILEEKLNKIFEKLGL, encoded by the coding sequence ATGGCAAGTAAGGATCTGAGATTTCTGGTCGTCGATGATTTTGCAACTATGCGTCGCATTGTACGCAATTTATTGAAGGAACTGGGCTTCAACAACGTTGATGAAGCTCAGGATGGAGCTGAAGCACTCGCTAAGCTTCGTGCTGCTGAATTTGATTTTGTTATTTCTGACTGGAATATGCCCAATATTGATGGTCTTGAACTGCTGAAAATCATTCGCGGTGAAGAAAAGCTGGCTGCCTTACCTGTCTTGATGGTAACGGCAGAGGCGAAGAAAGAAAACATTATTGCAGCAGCACAGGCCGGAGCCAGTGGTTACGTCGTTAAACCGTTTACTGCGGCGATCCTGGAAGAGAAACTCAATAAAATATTTGAAAAATTAGGGCTCTAA